From Desulforhopalus sp., one genomic window encodes:
- the mnmA gene encoding tRNA 2-thiouridine(34) synthase MnmA, with amino-acid sequence MKDTRIGIAMSGGVDSTACALLLKETCQVEGFFMHLAQPNYAAHEERVRTIAARLGIPLHVIDLRLPFSEKVLDYFSGSYFKGLTPNPCVICNREIKFGLFMDAMTNAGMTAMATGHYARIIEDGKIHRLFKGFDQRKDQSYFLSRLNQEQLAKIRFPLGQQTKESTYQLVQGYGFDDFRGLESQDVCFLQNNEIGEYLENLAPSQETGGPILSTSGKRLGNHRGLFRYTIGQRRGLGIAAEAPLYVVGLDVAQNAVIVGTNQDLMSNRILAEGFHWLAGTPPDTDMMYTVRIRYSHQGSAARLVLQEDGRGEILFDDPQRAITPGQFAVVYDGDELLGSGIIHSGKAPK; translated from the coding sequence GTGAAAGATACACGGATTGGTATAGCCATGAGCGGCGGCGTCGACTCGACCGCCTGCGCCCTTCTCCTCAAAGAGACTTGCCAGGTCGAGGGCTTTTTTATGCACCTCGCCCAGCCTAACTATGCGGCGCATGAGGAACGGGTGCGAACCATTGCCGCCCGCCTGGGAATCCCCTTGCACGTCATCGACCTGCGCCTACCCTTTAGCGAAAAGGTTCTGGACTATTTCTCCGGCAGCTATTTCAAGGGGCTCACACCAAATCCTTGTGTGATCTGCAACCGCGAGATCAAATTCGGCCTGTTCATGGATGCCATGACAAATGCCGGGATGACGGCAATGGCCACCGGCCATTACGCCAGGATCATTGAAGACGGAAAAATTCATCGCCTGTTCAAGGGGTTTGACCAAAGAAAAGACCAAAGCTACTTTCTCTCGCGCCTCAACCAGGAACAGTTGGCAAAAATTCGTTTCCCTCTAGGGCAACAAACCAAGGAAAGTACCTATCAACTGGTTCAGGGATACGGTTTTGATGATTTTCGGGGACTGGAAAGTCAGGATGTGTGCTTTCTGCAGAATAACGAGATCGGCGAGTATCTTGAGAACCTCGCTCCCTCACAGGAAACCGGCGGGCCGATCCTCTCGACCTCGGGAAAACGACTTGGCAACCACCGCGGTCTGTTTCGCTATACCATCGGCCAACGCCGGGGACTGGGCATTGCCGCCGAGGCACCTCTTTATGTCGTTGGCCTTGATGTCGCGCAAAACGCCGTCATCGTCGGCACCAACCAGGATCTTATGAGTAACCGCATCCTGGCTGAAGGTTTTCACTGGCTGGCCGGAACCCCACCCGATACCGACATGATGTATACGGTTCGCATCCGCTACAGCCATCAGGGCTCGGCAGCACGTCTGGTTTTGCAGGAGGACGGTCGTGGCGAAATTCTTTTTGACGACCCGCAGCGGGCCATCACCCCCGGCCAGTTTGCCGTGGTCTACGACGGCGATGAGCTTCTCGGCTCCGGCATCATCCACTCCGGGAAAGCACCCAAATGA
- a CDS encoding S4 domain-containing protein, which translates to MEKETEIVRLDKWLWAARFYKTRALASQAVAGGKVHVNGNRGKASHSVVVGDKLVLTIGTMEFHLTVLAISKLRRPAPEARLLYVESAESIAAREEQRDLKKMLNAGFTAPAQKPGKRDRRKIRSFTRND; encoded by the coding sequence ATGGAAAAAGAAACCGAAATTGTCAGGTTGGATAAATGGTTGTGGGCGGCGCGTTTTTATAAAACCCGCGCCCTTGCCAGCCAGGCCGTGGCCGGGGGCAAGGTTCATGTCAACGGCAATCGGGGCAAGGCTTCGCACAGTGTTGTGGTGGGCGACAAGCTTGTGCTGACCATCGGCACCATGGAGTTTCATCTTACCGTACTGGCAATCTCCAAACTGCGACGACCAGCCCCGGAGGCGCGCCTGTTGTATGTTGAGTCGGCGGAAAGCATTGCCGCCCGGGAGGAGCAGCGGGACCTCAAAAAGATGCTCAATGCCGGTTTTACCGCCCCTGCCCAGAAACCCGGGAAGCGCGATCGTAGAAAGATTCGGTCATTTACCAGAAACGATTGA
- the pyrR gene encoding bifunctional pyr operon transcriptional regulator/uracil phosphoribosyltransferase PyrR, whose translation MSKRVIMSAHDIDLAIQRITLQILEKNHGGGSLAIVGIHTCGVYVAKRIHAAIQGQVSENISFGSLDINLYRDDWSLISQNPVVKTTEISFDVDNTNLILVDDVIFTGRTIRAAMDAIMDYGRPQTIQLAALVDRGGRELPIQPDFTGMTTAILANERIKVLLSDQGADGEVIIES comes from the coding sequence ATGAGTAAAAGAGTTATTATGTCGGCCCATGATATCGATCTGGCCATTCAACGGATTACCTTGCAGATCCTCGAAAAGAACCACGGCGGCGGCTCCCTGGCAATAGTCGGCATTCATACCTGCGGCGTTTATGTGGCCAAGCGGATCCATGCTGCCATACAGGGGCAGGTGAGTGAAAACATTTCCTTCGGATCGCTGGATATAAACCTGTACCGCGATGACTGGAGCTTGATCAGTCAAAACCCGGTGGTCAAGACCACCGAGATCTCCTTCGATGTCGATAATACCAATCTGATCCTTGTCGACGACGTTATCTTTACCGGCCGGACCATCCGTGCCGCCATGGATGCCATTATGGACTACGGTCGCCCCCAGACCATCCAGCTGGCAGCCCTCGTTGATCGGGGGGGCAGGGAACTGCCGATCCAGCCCGATTTCACCGGAATGACTACGGCAATTCTGGCAAACGAACGGATTAAGGTGCTGCTAAGTGACCAGGGCGCGGATGGCGAGGTCATCATCGAAAGCTGA
- a CDS encoding IMP cyclohydrolase yields MHKIERALISLTDKSGIEGFASELAGLGIELLSTGGTAKKLRDAGLAVLDVSEFTGFPEMLDGRVKTLHPKVHGGILNQRANDDHQKQCAAHGLRNIDLIAVNLYAFEKTVANPNCSLADAIENIDIGGPTMLRAAAKNFHDVTVIVDPADYPQVLREIKATGNTSLKTRFALMKKVFALTSVYDTAISRWLEQVDVAANSYFSGE; encoded by the coding sequence ATGCACAAAATAGAACGAGCGTTGATAAGCCTCACCGACAAATCCGGCATCGAGGGTTTTGCCAGCGAGCTGGCAGGGCTTGGCATTGAACTGCTTTCAACCGGCGGGACGGCGAAGAAACTTCGAGACGCGGGTCTTGCGGTACTGGACGTCTCAGAATTCACTGGATTTCCGGAGATGCTTGATGGCCGGGTAAAGACCCTGCATCCCAAGGTACACGGCGGCATTCTCAATCAACGGGCCAATGACGATCACCAGAAGCAATGCGCCGCCCACGGCCTGCGCAACATCGATCTTATCGCCGTCAATCTTTATGCCTTTGAAAAGACCGTCGCCAACCCCAATTGCAGCCTGGCCGATGCCATTGAAAATATCGACATCGGCGGGCCGACCATGCTCCGCGCCGCGGCCAAAAATTTCCACGATGTCACCGTTATTGTCGATCCCGCCGACTATCCGCAGGTGCTGCGGGAGATCAAGGCCACCGGCAATACGTCTCTCAAGACCCGGTTCGCTTTAATGAAAAAGGTTTTTGCCCTGACGTCGGTCTACGATACCGCCATTTCCAGATGGCTGGAGCAGGTTGATGTCGCGGCAAACAGCTACTTTTCCGGAGAATAA
- a CDS encoding U32 family peptidase: protein MKKNESGNGRTPAMPELLAPAGTYEKLVTAVHYGADALYLAGKRFGLREKAGNFTDEALREGVVYAHEHGVKVYVTVNIFAHNSDLEGLEEYLLSLRQLGVDGLIIADPGILSIARRTVPELPIHLSTQANVTNGPAAAFWLGQGAVRLNLARELSLAEIRQIRAQTAAELEVFVHGALCISYSGRCMLSNYMTGRDANRGHCAHPCRFSYALVEEKRPGEYFPVEEDERGTYIFNSKDLCLLEMLPQLVAAGIDSLKIEGRMKSIFYVGGVVRVYRAALDYLKGLPVEAWDDPAAIRLPAEFMEEIQRTGTRGTTENFITERPGSSEMIYLSSRATQSYEPVAVILEPGSSLLVELRNQVLVGEEVEYMDRGIGVQLLTITALRDSEGNSLDKANPGNRVVLVTEPEISQGEANGILRRKKL from the coding sequence ATGAAAAAAAATGAAAGCGGCAATGGCCGGACTCCAGCCATGCCAGAGCTGCTGGCACCGGCCGGAACCTATGAGAAACTGGTGACCGCCGTGCATTACGGGGCCGATGCCCTGTATCTTGCCGGTAAACGATTTGGCCTGCGCGAGAAGGCCGGCAATTTCACCGACGAGGCCCTCCGCGAGGGAGTTGTTTATGCCCACGAGCATGGCGTAAAGGTGTACGTGACGGTCAACATCTTTGCCCATAATAGCGACCTCGAAGGTCTTGAGGAATATCTGCTGTCTCTGCGGCAACTCGGCGTTGATGGCCTGATCATCGCCGATCCGGGGATCCTCAGCATAGCGCGTAGGACCGTGCCGGAGCTGCCCATCCATCTTTCCACCCAGGCCAATGTCACCAATGGTCCGGCGGCCGCCTTCTGGCTTGGGCAGGGGGCTGTCCGGCTGAATCTTGCCCGGGAGCTGTCGCTTGCCGAGATTCGCCAGATCCGGGCGCAAACGGCTGCCGAACTGGAGGTCTTTGTCCACGGCGCCCTGTGCATTTCCTATTCGGGGCGGTGCATGCTTTCCAACTACATGACCGGCCGGGACGCCAATCGCGGCCACTGTGCCCATCCCTGCCGCTTCAGTTATGCCCTCGTTGAAGAAAAACGGCCCGGCGAATATTTCCCAGTGGAAGAAGATGAACGCGGCACGTACATCTTTAATTCGAAAGACCTTTGTTTGCTTGAGATGCTGCCGCAGCTGGTGGCCGCCGGGATCGATTCCCTGAAGATTGAAGGGCGCATGAAATCGATATTTTATGTGGGCGGCGTGGTGCGAGTGTATCGGGCTGCCCTTGATTACCTCAAGGGGCTGCCGGTTGAGGCCTGGGATGATCCGGCAGCGATTCGTCTGCCCGCCGAATTTATGGAGGAGATCCAGCGCACCGGCACGCGGGGGACAACCGAAAATTTTATCACCGAGCGGCCGGGGAGTTCTGAGATGATTTATCTGTCCTCCCGGGCAACGCAGAGTTACGAGCCGGTGGCGGTAATTCTTGAGCCTGGCAGCAGCCTCTTGGTCGAGCTGCGCAATCAGGTTCTGGTTGGCGAGGAAGTGGAGTATATGGACCGGGGCATTGGTGTACAGCTGCTCACCATAACCGCCTTACGTGATAGCGAGGGGAATTCCCTTGATAAAGCCAATCCGGGTAATCGGGTAGTTCTGGTGACGGAGCCGGAGATCTCGCAGGGCGAGGCCAACGGCATTCTGCGGCGAAAGAAGCTTTGA
- a CDS encoding U32 family peptidase yields the protein MAAVELLAPAGSVETFRAALDSGADAIYVGAPGLNARNLARDLRLEEIGAMIRSCHQFGKKLFVAANSLILEKELPLVIENLALLQELQPDGLIVQDLGIIQLVKSAFPKLKLHASTLMLAHNSEAVAFLAGLGCQRVVLARELTLKEITAIAARRGDTEIEVFIHGAMCFSYSGLCLFSSYLGGKSGLRGRCVQPCRRAYSEASQKGRSHGKKDDPSRYLFSMNDLSGLDVLPALLQTGITSLKIEGRLRSAHYVQSIVGAYRQVLDAAPEDQERAIAKAKQLADRAMSRKTSSGYFFSPQPAEAITPYHSGNMGAHLGRFTTVKTAGDERICRFVLKGDLCVGDRLRLHLEPSGERTPLRVKALFVAGNEQDQATVGQKVSIALPTGFEVAPGGHVEVYKIDSAGGGLGNSGFLPTAEIARELAGVRKRLGRTIQQITAKVCGTGEVAESPVEEHKGEKAGKLHGRATPKKGLPMEWWLKIDSVKTLLGDLPPSLAPDRFLVNFDKQILSQAGKIKGSLGRRARMVIWALPPIIMENDLPRYQKQIAVLVRTGFRSFQIGHVSQVALFGGEKVQLFADYTMNLLNSQALALAGGLGISKAQAAIEVDRQALTDLLADKGKKPVGDGDYRATERSIPIGLTVYGAPALYTSRLAASHFHFDRQIKSPKDEGYIIKKMDGCTQTFPEKPFSLLPYLQELRELGVGYVVIDVSGGRDSKKNLQELQERLANSGRYGKLPTFNYLGTLL from the coding sequence ATGGCGGCCGTCGAACTCCTCGCCCCGGCCGGAAGTGTCGAAACCTTCCGGGCTGCCTTGGACAGCGGCGCCGATGCCATCTACGTCGGCGCCCCCGGCTTGAATGCCCGCAATCTGGCGCGCGACCTGCGCCTTGAAGAAATCGGCGCGATGATCCGCTCCTGCCACCAGTTCGGCAAGAAGCTCTTTGTCGCTGCCAATAGCCTCATCCTTGAAAAAGAGCTGCCGCTGGTCATCGAAAATCTGGCGCTGCTTCAGGAACTCCAGCCGGACGGCCTGATTGTTCAGGATCTCGGGATTATCCAGCTGGTAAAGAGCGCTTTCCCCAAATTGAAATTGCACGCCTCAACCCTGATGCTCGCCCACAACTCGGAGGCGGTTGCCTTTCTCGCGGGCCTTGGCTGTCAGCGGGTGGTCCTTGCCAGGGAACTCACCCTGAAGGAGATAACGGCGATTGCTGCGCGCCGCGGTGACACCGAGATTGAGGTGTTTATCCATGGCGCCATGTGCTTTTCCTATTCCGGCCTTTGTCTGTTTTCATCGTACCTCGGCGGCAAAAGCGGGTTGCGCGGTCGTTGTGTCCAGCCGTGTCGGCGGGCCTACAGCGAGGCAAGCCAGAAGGGTCGCAGTCATGGCAAAAAGGATGATCCTTCCCGGTATCTTTTTTCCATGAATGATCTCAGTGGCCTGGACGTCTTGCCTGCCCTGCTGCAGACCGGCATCACCTCTTTGAAGATTGAGGGACGGTTACGTTCGGCCCACTATGTGCAGTCAATCGTTGGGGCCTATCGTCAGGTGCTTGACGCCGCCCCGGAGGACCAGGAAAGGGCCATTGCCAAGGCAAAGCAGCTGGCCGACAGGGCGATGAGCCGTAAGACCTCGTCCGGTTATTTTTTCTCGCCCCAGCCGGCCGAGGCGATTACTCCCTATCATTCCGGTAATATGGGGGCACACCTCGGTCGTTTTACTACCGTGAAAACGGCGGGGGATGAACGGATCTGCAGATTCGTTCTGAAGGGTGATTTGTGTGTCGGCGACAGGCTGCGCCTGCACCTGGAGCCCTCGGGCGAGCGCACGCCGTTGCGGGTGAAGGCCCTTTTTGTTGCAGGGAATGAGCAGGACCAGGCCACTGTCGGCCAAAAGGTGTCGATTGCCTTGCCGACAGGGTTCGAGGTGGCTCCCGGTGGTCATGTTGAGGTGTATAAGATCGACAGCGCGGGAGGCGGCCTTGGTAACTCAGGCTTTTTGCCGACGGCGGAAATCGCCAGGGAACTGGCCGGGGTACGCAAAAGGCTTGGGCGAACCATCCAGCAGATAACCGCGAAGGTCTGTGGCACCGGCGAGGTGGCTGAAAGTCCCGTCGAAGAGCATAAAGGCGAAAAGGCTGGCAAGCTCCACGGCCGTGCCACGCCGAAAAAAGGCCTCCCCATGGAATGGTGGCTGAAAATCGATTCGGTCAAGACGCTCCTTGGCGACCTGCCGCCATCGCTTGCGCCCGACCGGTTTCTTGTCAATTTTGATAAGCAGATTCTCAGCCAGGCAGGGAAGATTAAGGGCAGCCTCGGTCGAAGGGCGCGCATGGTAATCTGGGCCTTGCCGCCGATCATTATGGAAAATGATCTTCCCCGCTATCAAAAACAGATCGCCGTGCTGGTGCGCACCGGTTTTCGGAGCTTTCAGATTGGCCATGTCAGTCAGGTAGCGCTGTTTGGCGGTGAAAAGGTCCAGCTCTTTGCCGATTACACCATGAATCTGCTTAACAGTCAGGCTCTCGCTCTGGCCGGTGGGCTTGGGATCTCCAAGGCCCAGGCGGCAATTGAGGTAGATCGCCAGGCGCTTACCGATCTTCTTGCCGACAAAGGGAAGAAACCGGTCGGCGACGGTGACTACCGCGCCACAGAGCGCTCCATTCCCATCGGTTTGACGGTTTATGGCGCGCCGGCCCTGTACACCTCGCGGCTTGCCGCCAGCCATTTCCATTTTGACCGGCAGATAAAGAGCCCGAAAGACGAGGGCTATATAATTAAAAAGATGGATGGCTGTACCCAGACCTTCCCGGAAAAACCATTTTCCTTGCTGCCCTATCTCCAGGAGCTTCGCGAGCTAGGGGTGGGTTATGTGGTGATCGATGTGTCAGGCGGCCGGGACTCGAAGAAGAATCTCCAGGAATTACAAGAACGTCTCGCCAATTCAGGACGCTATGGCAAGCTTCCCACCTTTAATTATCTCGGGACGCTTTTGTAG
- a CDS encoding formyltransferase family protein: protein MLKMAVLLSGSGRTLDNFHERIEKGTLKAQIQVVVGNVEGVLGLSKAERYGYPAFYRPDNQGINKVLQDYDIDIVVLAGYLKLYTPPLKLARAVINIHPALIPSFCGDGFYGHHVHSAVKARGCTVSGCTVHFANAQYDQGPIILQKCVELAYEDDVDTIADKVFAVECQAFPEAINRVDERGIDFFWERVRGAV, encoded by the coding sequence ATGCTGAAGATGGCCGTATTATTGTCGGGCAGCGGACGAACTCTTGATAACTTCCATGAGCGAATAGAAAAGGGCACACTCAAGGCCCAGATTCAGGTGGTTGTCGGCAACGTCGAGGGCGTGCTTGGGCTGAGCAAGGCCGAAAGATACGGCTATCCGGCCTTTTACCGGCCCGATAATCAAGGTATCAATAAGGTCTTGCAGGATTATGATATCGATATCGTCGTTCTCGCCGGCTATCTGAAACTCTATACCCCACCTCTGAAGCTTGCCCGGGCGGTGATCAATATTCATCCTGCGCTTATTCCGAGCTTTTGTGGTGACGGATTTTACGGGCACCACGTGCACAGCGCCGTCAAGGCCCGTGGCTGCACGGTGAGCGGCTGCACGGTCCATTTTGCCAATGCGCAGTATGACCAGGGCCCGATCATTTTGCAAAAATGTGTCGAGCTTGCCTACGAAGACGATGTCGACACCATCGCTGACAAGGTGTTTGCGGTTGAGTGTCAAGCCTTCCCCGAAGCGATCAACCGAGTCGATGAACGGGGTATTGATTTCTTTTGGGAGAGGGTGCGAGGTGCTGTATGA
- the rpsT gene encoding 30S ribosomal protein S20, with the protein MANHKSAEKRSRQAQAQRLRNRMNKSRIKTVVSKLDEAVASGSTDAAQEALKKAISVVAKIASKGTIHKKTASRKISRLTKRVNAMNSAA; encoded by the coding sequence GTGGCTAATCATAAATCCGCTGAAAAACGAAGTCGTCAGGCTCAGGCTCAACGTTTGCGTAATAGAATGAACAAAAGTAGAATCAAGACGGTAGTGAGCAAACTCGATGAAGCTGTTGCCTCCGGTTCGACAGACGCAGCGCAGGAAGCCCTGAAAAAGGCCATTTCGGTAGTTGCCAAAATCGCGAGCAAAGGCACCATTCATAAAAAAACTGCCTCTCGAAAAATCTCTCGGTTGACCAAACGAGTTAACGCTATGAACTCCGCTGCATAA
- a CDS encoding cyclic nucleotide-binding domain-containing protein has product MGFPKILFRIVENRNCPMYQYADVFELSGIAIPLLAEIENSFITTTIIKYPTDRHVCKILNADLGRIVIQYERADKIPVCMISCSGCTGAIKLEYSKEEHLARGNKNTLSDELGSVVHLLSSFSFFKNIDQKHLDTVVSYFTMNTYAAGDIVIRKGDPGGRFFIIVSGSVNVLNDAGIIISTLGKGEVFGEMSLICNDAVNATIQVKEPSSIIFINQPSFQKILDIYPAIQLYFSRLMAERLNKSNKIRAEDLSSGINGNLTEIPAEALFQTLNMNSKTGILTITDLSKGTARFSFRQGALIKAKYSEYSGDLAFYQILKEKSGRFRFTPGIAPEDFSTPEIGFFMKLLMEGMRRMDEGKPQKTN; this is encoded by the coding sequence ATGGGGTTTCCGAAAATACTCTTTCGTATCGTTGAAAATCGTAACTGTCCGATGTACCAGTACGCCGATGTCTTTGAACTATCAGGTATCGCCATCCCGCTGCTCGCTGAAATCGAAAACAGTTTCATCACCACTACCATCATCAAATATCCCACCGACCGACACGTCTGTAAAATCCTTAATGCCGATCTCGGCAGGATAGTCATCCAGTACGAACGGGCCGATAAAATCCCGGTGTGCATGATCAGCTGCAGCGGTTGCACCGGAGCAATCAAACTCGAATACAGCAAGGAAGAGCACCTGGCAAGGGGCAACAAAAACACCTTATCGGATGAACTCGGCTCGGTGGTGCACCTCCTTAGCAGTTTTTCCTTCTTTAAAAATATCGATCAAAAGCACCTCGACACGGTGGTCAGCTACTTTACTATGAATACCTACGCCGCCGGTGACATCGTCATTCGCAAAGGCGATCCAGGGGGCAGGTTCTTTATCATCGTTTCAGGAAGCGTCAATGTCTTAAACGACGCTGGGATTATCATCTCTACCCTCGGCAAGGGTGAGGTATTCGGGGAGATGAGCCTTATTTGCAACGATGCCGTCAACGCCACGATTCAGGTGAAGGAACCAAGTTCGATCATCTTCATCAATCAGCCCAGTTTCCAGAAAATTCTCGATATCTATCCGGCGATTCAGCTGTATTTTTCGAGGCTCATGGCCGAACGTTTGAACAAGTCCAACAAGATTCGGGCGGAAGATCTGTCATCGGGAATCAACGGCAACCTCACCGAAATTCCCGCCGAGGCACTGTTTCAGACCCTCAATATGAACAGCAAGACCGGAATTCTGACCATCACCGACCTCAGCAAGGGTACCGCCCGGTTTTCTTTTCGCCAGGGGGCGCTTATCAAGGCCAAATACAGTGAATATTCCGGAGATCTGGCCTTTTATCAGATCCTCAAGGAAAAGTCCGGGCGGTTCCGCTTTACCCCCGGTATCGCTCCGGAGGACTTCAGCACCCCGGAGATCGGCTTTTTCATGAAACTGCTCATGGAGGGCATGCGCCGCATGGATGAAGGCAAACCCCAGAAGACCAATTGA
- a CDS encoding fumarate hydratase, with amino-acid sequence MTIIKKNDFIDSIADSLQYISYYHPLDFVKAMHLAYQREQNKAAKDAIGQILINSKMAAIGKRPMCQDTGIVNVFIKIGTDCKFDTDTSIQEMVDEGARRAYSHPDNTLRKSVVAHPATDRKNTRDNTPAVVYTEIVAGGKLEVHIAAKGGGSENKSKVVMLNPSDSIVEWVKKTVPTMGAGWCPPGIIGIGVGGTVDKAVLLAKESLMQPIDIQELIERGPANKLEELRLEIYKAINDLGIGAQGLGGLTTVLDVKIAEYPTHAASLPVAMIPNCAAARHTHFVLDGSGPAELTPPDINQWPDISLAAGDSVKRVSLEGITKEEIATWKAGQTLLLNGKILTGRDAAHKRIQQLYADGQPLPEGVDFNGRFIYYVGPVDPVRDEAVGPAGPTTSTRMDKYTDMMLEKAGLFGMIGKSERGDATIQAIKDHKAVYCMAVGGAAYLVSKAIKKSRVVAFADLGMEAIYEFEIEDMPVTVAVDASGEAVHKTGPAFWQKEIAKMNNM; translated from the coding sequence ATGACTATCATAAAGAAAAATGATTTTATCGATTCCATTGCCGACAGCCTGCAATACATCTCCTACTACCATCCCCTGGATTTTGTCAAAGCAATGCATCTCGCCTATCAAAGGGAACAAAACAAGGCAGCCAAGGATGCCATCGGCCAGATCCTCATCAACTCGAAGATGGCCGCCATCGGCAAACGCCCGATGTGCCAGGACACTGGAATTGTCAATGTATTCATAAAGATCGGGACTGACTGTAAATTTGATACCGATACGTCGATTCAGGAAATGGTCGATGAAGGCGCCCGCCGGGCCTATAGCCATCCTGACAACACCCTGCGTAAATCCGTCGTCGCCCATCCGGCGACCGACCGGAAGAATACCCGGGACAACACCCCGGCGGTGGTCTACACCGAGATTGTTGCCGGCGGCAAGTTAGAGGTGCATATCGCCGCCAAGGGTGGTGGATCAGAAAATAAAAGCAAGGTGGTCATGCTCAACCCCAGCGACTCGATCGTTGAGTGGGTCAAGAAGACCGTTCCGACCATGGGCGCCGGCTGGTGCCCACCGGGCATCATCGGCATCGGCGTTGGCGGCACCGTCGACAAGGCGGTGCTCCTCGCCAAAGAATCCCTCATGCAACCTATTGATATTCAGGAACTGATCGAACGTGGACCTGCCAACAAACTGGAGGAGTTACGCCTGGAAATCTACAAGGCGATCAACGACCTCGGCATCGGCGCCCAGGGCCTGGGTGGCCTTACCACCGTCCTTGATGTAAAGATTGCCGAATACCCGACCCATGCTGCCTCCCTGCCGGTGGCGATGATCCCCAACTGCGCCGCCGCCCGGCATACCCATTTCGTCCTCGACGGCAGCGGCCCGGCAGAGCTAACTCCACCGGACATCAACCAGTGGCCGGACATCTCCCTTGCGGCCGGTGACTCGGTAAAACGGGTGTCCCTCGAAGGCATCACCAAGGAAGAGATCGCCACCTGGAAGGCCGGCCAGACGCTGCTCCTCAACGGCAAGATACTCACCGGCCGTGATGCCGCCCACAAGCGCATTCAGCAACTGTATGCCGATGGCCAACCCTTACCGGAGGGAGTCGACTTCAACGGCCGCTTTATCTATTACGTCGGCCCGGTCGATCCGGTGCGTGACGAAGCGGTCGGGCCTGCCGGACCAACGACTTCTACCCGTATGGACAAATACACCGATATGATGCTGGAAAAGGCCGGTCTTTTTGGCATGATCGGCAAGTCGGAACGCGGTGATGCAACCATTCAGGCCATCAAGGACCACAAAGCCGTGTACTGCATGGCCGTCGGTGGTGCCGCATATCTGGTTTCCAAGGCAATCAAGAAATCCCGGGTTGTTGCCTTTGCCGATCTCGGGATGGAGGCAATCTACGAGTTTGAGATTGAGGATATGCCGGTGACCGTGGCAGTTGATGCAAGCGGTGAGGCGGTCCATAAGACCGGCCCGGCCTTCTGGCAGAAAGAAATAGCGAAAATGAATAATATGTAA